In the genome of Leeuwenhoekiella sp. MAR_2009_132, one region contains:
- a CDS encoding DUF4286 family protein — translation MIIYNVTVNVDDSIHEDWLYWMRNEHIPEILQTGKFLKALMTKVLVEEEMGGKTYSVQYTAKSKDSLLRYYKEDAPRLREAAARFGDKTVAFRTELEIISEQSEFKPQ, via the coding sequence ATGATAATATATAACGTTACGGTTAACGTAGATGACAGTATTCATGAAGATTGGCTGTACTGGATGCGCAATGAGCATATTCCTGAAATCTTACAAACAGGTAAATTTTTAAAAGCGCTAATGACTAAAGTTTTAGTAGAAGAAGAAATGGGTGGCAAAACCTATTCTGTACAATACACTGCTAAAAGCAAAGACAGTCTTTTGCGTTATTATAAAGAAGATGCACCTCGACTTAGAGAAGCTGCAGCCCGTTTTGGTGATAAAACAGTAGCATTTAGAACAGAACTTGAGATTATTAGCGAGCAATCTGAATTTAAGCCACAATAA
- a CDS encoding HTTM domain-containing protein, whose product MLNKYLYKQVDNSALIVFRVFFGLLITIEAWGAIATGWIRTTLMEGDFTFNFIGLDFLQPLPGNGMLYYYGIMGLFGVFIMLGFKYRFSVVVYGIMWSAVYLMQKSSYNNHYYLLMLLLGIMACLPANRYFSIDVKQNPALKKISMPRWVYMIIIAQLWIVYTYASAAKLYPDWLDASMAEQLMRSKADYRIIGGLLQLKWVHWCIAYFGILFDLLIIPALLWKPTRKFAFIFSIFFHLFNSVVFQIGIFPYMSLAFTLFFFPSETIQRIFLPKKEFYDKAEVIRPDIYKPALLIFGLYFLIQLELPLRHWIIKDDVLWTEEGHRLSWRMMLRSKGGRINFKVIDKNTGLEIPFDHNKILSRKQQRSVGTKPDVIWQFCQRIKKDFAAKGKDVAIYVDCKIRVNDSDYHTLIDPEVDMAAAKWDYFWHNEWIMPSPLGKESTKEALHN is encoded by the coding sequence ATGCTTAATAAGTATCTCTACAAACAGGTAGACAATAGCGCTCTCATCGTTTTTAGAGTATTTTTTGGTCTGCTGATTACGATAGAGGCCTGGGGAGCAATTGCCACCGGGTGGATTCGCACCACCTTAATGGAAGGCGATTTTACATTCAATTTTATAGGCCTAGATTTTTTACAACCTCTTCCCGGCAATGGTATGCTCTACTATTACGGGATAATGGGATTATTTGGCGTATTTATTATGTTAGGCTTTAAATACCGCTTTAGTGTTGTTGTTTATGGTATTATGTGGTCTGCGGTTTATTTGATGCAAAAATCATCGTACAACAATCATTACTACCTCTTAATGCTTCTTTTGGGTATAATGGCTTGCCTGCCTGCAAACCGATACTTTTCAATAGATGTAAAACAAAACCCAGCTTTAAAAAAAATAAGCATGCCGCGCTGGGTTTATATGATTATAATCGCTCAACTCTGGATTGTTTACACCTATGCTTCCGCAGCAAAACTTTACCCAGACTGGCTCGATGCTAGTATGGCAGAGCAACTTATGCGCTCAAAAGCAGACTACCGCATAATAGGAGGACTCCTTCAACTAAAATGGGTGCACTGGTGCATCGCCTATTTTGGAATTCTATTTGACCTTCTTATAATTCCTGCGTTACTGTGGAAACCTACCCGTAAATTTGCTTTTATATTTTCAATCTTTTTTCACTTATTCAATTCAGTAGTGTTTCAAATTGGCATTTTCCCATATATGTCACTAGCATTCACACTGTTCTTCTTTCCTTCGGAAACCATACAGCGTATTTTCTTACCTAAAAAAGAATTCTACGATAAAGCTGAAGTGATACGGCCAGATATCTACAAACCGGCTCTACTCATTTTCGGTTTGTATTTTTTAATTCAACTGGAGCTCCCTTTACGACATTGGATTATTAAAGATGATGTACTGTGGACTGAAGAAGGGCACCGTCTTAGCTGGCGTATGATGCTACGCTCTAAAGGCGGGAGGATAAACTTCAAGGTTATTGACAAAAACACTGGTCTTGAAATACCTTTTGATCACAACAAAATACTCTCCCGCAAGCAGCAACGATCTGTAGGCACAAAACCAGATGTAATCTGGCAGTTTTGCCAGCGTATTAAAAAAGATTTTGCAGCAAAAGGTAAAGACGTTGCAATTTATGTAGATTGTAAGATACGGGTTAACGACAGCGATTATCATACCTTAATTGATCCAGAGGTAGACATGGCTGCTGCTAAATGGGATTATTTCTGGCACAATGAGTGGATTATGCCGTCTCCACTGGGAAAGGAATCTACTAAAGAGGCTTTACATAATTAA
- a CDS encoding 50S ribosomal protein L25/general stress protein Ctc — MKSITITGSKRESVGKKAAKALRNAGQVPCVLYGGDEPVHFNAPELAFKSLVYTPDAHTATLELDGTTYMAILQDIQFHPVTDRILHVDFYQIFEGKEVTMTIPVHYEGNSRGVRNGGVLRKTFRTLRVKALPKNLPDFVVADITKLKIGDKLYITEIEQGDWKYLHPDNTVVCQVRTSRNVVADMDDEDEEETETTEATEQAANPEA; from the coding sequence ATGAAGTCAATCACGATCACAGGATCTAAAAGAGAAAGCGTGGGCAAGAAAGCTGCAAAAGCCCTACGTAATGCTGGACAGGTTCCTTGCGTATTATACGGAGGGGATGAGCCAGTACACTTTAACGCACCAGAATTAGCGTTTAAAAGCTTGGTTTATACTCCAGATGCGCATACCGCGACTTTGGAGCTTGACGGAACTACCTATATGGCAATTCTTCAGGACATTCAATTTCACCCGGTAACAGATCGCATTCTTCACGTAGATTTTTACCAGATTTTTGAAGGTAAAGAAGTTACAATGACTATCCCTGTACACTACGAAGGTAACTCTAGAGGTGTACGTAATGGTGGTGTTTTACGTAAAACATTCCGTACGTTACGTGTTAAGGCATTGCCTAAAAACCTTCCTGATTTTGTTGTTGCAGATATTACCAAACTTAAAATTGGTGATAAATTGTACATTACTGAAATTGAACAAGGAGACTGGAAATATCTTCACCCAGACAACACTGTTGTTTGTCAGGTTAGAACTTCTCGTAATGTTGTTGCCGACATGGATGACGAGGATGAAGAAGAAACTGAAACTACAGAAGCAACTGAACAAGCTGCTAACCCTGAAGCATAG
- the mgtE gene encoding magnesium transporter: MAFEITEDLIEQIENLIEARDDAAILELLDEVHHADIAEIFDEINLDEATYLVKLLDSETTSEALMELDEDLREDILDNLSPQEIADELNELDTDDAVDFLSELSDEIQKQVIDAIEDEAHARDIVEMLLYEENSAGGLMAKELIRVRETWTVAGCVDKMRAQAENVTRVHSVYVVDKRDHLIGRLSLKDLLTADANAKISDIYIPNVDSVNVHDSGEDVARLMQKYDLEAVPVTNDSGVLLGRITIDDILDFIRDEADEDYRMAAGLSQGAEADDTTWELTRARLPWLVLGLVGSLGAVNIMKSFEGALQVHPELFFFTPLVAAVAGNVGVQSSAIIVQGLANDNVTGSLWLRLLKEISIGLINGIALGVLVVSFGLIFGFGWLLSLTVAVAMLSVIIVAALVGTFVPILLDWKGIDPAIATGPFITTSNDIFGILIYFSLAKLILGF, from the coding sequence ATGGCTTTTGAAATTACTGAAGACCTTATAGAGCAAATCGAAAACTTAATCGAGGCTCGTGATGACGCTGCTATTCTTGAGCTTCTTGACGAGGTTCACCACGCGGATATTGCCGAAATTTTTGATGAGATTAATCTCGATGAAGCAACCTATCTGGTAAAACTTCTGGATAGTGAGACTACTTCTGAAGCTCTTATGGAGCTTGATGAAGACCTGAGGGAAGACATTCTTGATAATCTTTCTCCACAGGAAATTGCAGATGAGTTAAACGAGCTAGACACCGATGATGCGGTTGACTTTTTATCTGAACTCTCTGATGAGATTCAAAAGCAGGTTATAGATGCCATTGAAGATGAAGCGCATGCTCGTGATATCGTTGAGATGTTGCTCTATGAAGAGAATTCTGCAGGGGGGTTAATGGCAAAAGAGCTTATACGTGTACGCGAAACCTGGACGGTTGCCGGTTGTGTAGATAAAATGAGAGCTCAGGCCGAAAATGTAACCCGGGTACATTCCGTTTATGTAGTTGATAAAAGAGACCATCTAATAGGCAGACTTTCGCTTAAAGATCTGTTAACTGCAGATGCTAATGCAAAAATTTCAGACATTTATATTCCTAATGTAGATTCGGTTAACGTACACGATTCTGGTGAAGATGTTGCCCGTTTAATGCAAAAATATGATTTGGAAGCCGTGCCGGTTACTAATGATTCTGGCGTGCTTTTAGGTAGAATTACCATAGATGATATTCTAGATTTTATACGGGATGAAGCAGATGAAGATTACCGTATGGCTGCGGGTTTATCACAAGGAGCAGAAGCAGATGATACCACCTGGGAACTTACCCGGGCACGATTACCGTGGCTTGTACTAGGTCTCGTAGGAAGTCTGGGCGCTGTAAATATTATGAAAAGTTTTGAAGGTGCTTTACAGGTACATCCCGAACTGTTTTTCTTTACACCACTCGTGGCAGCAGTTGCCGGTAATGTAGGTGTACAATCAAGTGCGATTATTGTTCAAGGTCTCGCTAATGACAATGTAACGGGTAGTTTATGGCTGCGACTTCTTAAAGAAATAAGTATAGGACTTATTAACGGTATTGCCTTAGGAGTACTCGTAGTAAGCTTCGGACTTATATTTGGTTTTGGCTGGTTATTAAGTTTAACTGTCGCTGTGGCAATGCTTTCTGTTATTATTGTTGCTGCTCTGGTAGGTACGTTTGTCCCCATCTTATTAGACTGGAAAGGTATAGATCCTGCAATTGCAACAGGACCTTTTATCACCACGAGCAATGATATCTTCGGAATTCTTATCTATTTTAGCCTGGCGAAACTCATCCTAGGGTTTTAA
- the pth gene encoding aminoacyl-tRNA hydrolase, with translation MSAFFSKFFSSSKKETIDPMKKFLIVGLGNIGPKYAETRHNIGFKIVDAYAELKETTWETEKLGDVAYTKVKGKTVILLKPNTYMNLSGKSVNFWMQKEKISLENILVITDDLNLDFGTIRVKTKGSDGGHNGLKDIQNQLLTSAYNRFRFGIGDRFSKGRQVDYVLGEWVKEEQLDMPERLDMSCKVVESFIASGITNTMNAYNGK, from the coding sequence ATGAGTGCATTCTTTAGCAAATTTTTTAGCTCATCAAAAAAGGAAACCATAGACCCTATGAAGAAGTTCTTAATAGTAGGTTTAGGCAACATAGGCCCTAAATATGCAGAAACCCGACACAACATTGGTTTTAAAATTGTTGATGCCTACGCAGAATTAAAAGAAACCACCTGGGAAACAGAAAAACTGGGTGATGTCGCTTATACTAAGGTTAAAGGTAAAACGGTTATTTTATTAAAACCTAATACCTATATGAATCTTAGTGGTAAATCTGTAAACTTCTGGATGCAAAAAGAAAAAATAAGTTTAGAAAATATTCTGGTTATTACAGATGATCTTAATCTTGATTTTGGAACCATTCGCGTAAAAACAAAAGGCAGTGATGGTGGTCATAACGGTCTTAAAGACATTCAAAATCAGCTTTTAACTTCAGCATATAACCGATTTCGTTTTGGCATAGGCGATCGTTTTAGCAAGGGCAGACAAGTAGATTATGTTTTAGGAGAATGGGTAAAAGAAGAACAACTAGATATGCCCGAAAGGCTTGATATGTCGTGCAAAGTTGTTGAAAGTTTTATAGCTTCGGGCATTACAAATACAATGAACGCGTACAACGGCAAATAA
- a CDS encoding ribose-phosphate pyrophosphokinase, whose translation MPLQEPEAKIFPCTQSRALAEKIAEAYGQPLGKIITSTYSDGEFQPSFEESVRGSRVFIIGSTMPSSENLMEMLLMLDAAKRASARHITAVLPYFGWARQDRKDKPRVPIAAKLVANLLETAGATRIITMDLHADQIQGFFERPVDHLFASTVFLPYLRSLNLPNLTIASPDMGGSKRAYAYSKALDCDVVICYKQREKANVISYMELIGDVKGRNVILVDDMVDTAGTLTKAADLMMERGALSVRAICTHALLSGDAYERLEKSKLEELIVTDSIPPRRESNKVRIVTCADLFADVMHRVHNNTSIASKFIM comes from the coding sequence ATGCCTTTACAAGAACCCGAAGCAAAAATTTTTCCCTGTACTCAAAGCAGGGCCTTAGCTGAAAAAATAGCTGAAGCTTACGGGCAACCGCTAGGTAAGATTATCACATCAACCTACAGTGACGGTGAATTTCAACCTTCTTTTGAAGAATCTGTAAGAGGATCACGAGTATTTATCATAGGCTCAACAATGCCCAGCAGTGAAAACCTGATGGAAATGTTGCTTATGCTCGATGCCGCAAAACGTGCTTCTGCTCGTCATATCACGGCTGTACTCCCCTATTTTGGGTGGGCACGCCAGGATAGAAAAGACAAACCCAGAGTACCTATTGCCGCAAAACTAGTCGCTAATTTATTAGAGACTGCAGGAGCAACACGCATAATAACGATGGATTTACACGCAGATCAAATACAAGGCTTTTTTGAACGCCCGGTTGATCACTTATTTGCATCTACAGTATTCTTGCCGTACTTACGCTCTTTAAATTTACCTAACCTAACGATAGCTTCACCAGATATGGGTGGTTCTAAAAGAGCCTATGCCTATTCTAAAGCTCTTGATTGTGATGTGGTAATTTGCTACAAACAACGTGAGAAAGCTAATGTAATTAGCTATATGGAACTCATAGGTGATGTAAAAGGTCGTAATGTCATTTTAGTTGATGACATGGTAGACACTGCCGGTACACTTACAAAAGCTGCCGATCTAATGATGGAACGTGGCGCATTAAGTGTACGTGCAATATGTACACATGCCCTACTAAGCGGCGATGCTTATGAGCGTTTAGAAAAAAGTAAATTAGAAGAACTTATCGTAACCGATAGTATTCCCCCACGAAGAGAAAGCAATAAAGTACGCATCGTAACATGCGCAGACTTATTTGCAGATGTAATGCACCGTGTGCACAATAACACGTCTATTGCATCAAAATTTATAATGTAA
- a CDS encoding bifunctional riboflavin kinase/FAD synthetase, with amino-acid sequence MEQHISAEGFNGSKHTVVTIGTFDGVHLGHRKIIDRLLTSAQNNDLESVVLTFFPHPRMVLQKDTQIKLINTITERKDLLEATTLDHLIIHPFTKDFSRLTAEEFVKTILVDQLKAHKVIIGYDHHFGRNRNANIEDLKEFGKHYNFEVEEISKKDIDDVAVSSTKIRKALLEGDIRLANDYLGYSFMLNGIVSRGRGLGRKFNYPTANLKVEENYKLIPAKGVYVVKSVIAGQTVYGMMNIGTNPTVGGSDLTIETFFFDFNEDLYDQHLQIELLTRVRDEKKFNDVADLIEAMQADERFSREFIKKLDA; translated from the coding sequence TTGGAACAACACATTTCTGCAGAAGGCTTTAACGGTTCAAAACACACCGTAGTTACTATTGGCACTTTTGACGGTGTTCATTTAGGACACCGCAAAATTATAGATCGCCTGCTTACCAGTGCGCAAAACAACGATTTAGAGTCTGTAGTACTCACTTTCTTTCCGCACCCTAGAATGGTGCTTCAAAAAGATACCCAGATAAAACTTATAAATACAATAACCGAGCGAAAAGACCTTCTTGAGGCAACAACACTCGACCATTTAATAATTCATCCCTTTACCAAAGATTTTTCACGTTTAACAGCAGAAGAGTTTGTAAAAACTATTTTAGTAGATCAGCTTAAAGCGCACAAAGTAATTATAGGATACGATCATCATTTTGGCCGTAACCGCAATGCAAATATTGAAGATCTGAAAGAATTTGGTAAACACTATAATTTTGAAGTTGAAGAGATTTCAAAAAAAGATATTGATGACGTCGCTGTAAGCTCTACTAAAATTCGCAAAGCACTTCTTGAAGGTGATATTAGACTTGCTAATGACTATTTAGGATATTCTTTTATGCTCAACGGGATTGTTTCTCGCGGCAGAGGTTTAGGCAGAAAATTTAATTACCCTACAGCAAATCTTAAGGTTGAAGAAAACTATAAGCTCATTCCTGCTAAGGGCGTTTATGTTGTAAAATCTGTTATTGCCGGGCAGACGGTTTACGGGATGATGAATATAGGCACAAACCCCACCGTAGGCGGAAGCGATCTTACCATAGAAACTTTTTTCTTTGACTTTAACGAAGATCTTTACGACCAGCATCTTCAAATAGAATTGCTTACCCGAGTGCGCGATGAGAAAAAATTTAATGATGTAGCCGATTTAATTGAAGCTATGCAGGCAGATGAACGTTTCTCTCGGGAATTTATTAAAAAATTAGATGCTTAA
- a CDS encoding tetratricopeptide repeat protein: MLRLFSLIVFVFCISLSGNAQDELARNYADQGAFEKAALSYEELLKESPTNSNYIHALVEVYHQLKKYEAAESLLNQAIQVSKNNKTLLVDLGYTYQLQGKTTEAKTYYDKAIASITENAAFAYQVGNAFQNYSLLDEAIQVYTYASQQNPRFNFESSLARIYGEQGKIDKMFNSYLDLILKDEKQETILQRYFNEFITEDPENEANQILKKVLLSRMQEDPNLFYNRKLSWLFIQQKEYNKAFLQEKAIAKRSNNELIGVLRLVDVVLDNEEDELATSILNYIIENTLVDELKLQAHQKILEIRIKTAEPSTFNDIKEEYKNLLSVYGSGASTLDLQTEYAHFLAFSKKEEEAASDLLQETLKLKLNTFEQARVKMELADILLLQERFNAALIYYSQIQKLLPNDPIAQEARFKVAKTSYFKGDFEWAKTQLKVLKSSATQLIANDAQDLYLLITDNAIEDSTLVGLKAYARAELLQYQNRDEEALAVFDSLLIIEKGKSIEDEALLAQAILFEKKKNYAKAEENYLKIIQYHNDDILADDAYYKLGNLYANVLQEPEKAKAQYEQIIFNFADSIFYVEAQQKYRKLRGDAIN, encoded by the coding sequence GTGCTGCGCCTTTTCTCACTTATCGTATTTGTTTTTTGTATTTCCTTATCTGGAAATGCACAGGACGAACTTGCCCGTAATTATGCAGATCAGGGAGCTTTTGAAAAAGCTGCGCTTAGTTATGAGGAATTACTTAAGGAGTCACCCACAAATTCTAATTACATTCACGCACTCGTTGAAGTTTATCATCAGTTAAAAAAATACGAAGCTGCTGAAAGCCTACTTAATCAAGCAATACAGGTTTCTAAAAACAACAAAACCTTGCTTGTAGATCTGGGTTACACCTATCAACTACAAGGCAAAACCACCGAAGCAAAAACGTATTACGATAAAGCGATAGCAAGTATTACCGAAAATGCTGCTTTTGCATATCAAGTGGGTAATGCGTTTCAAAATTATAGCTTGCTTGATGAGGCTATTCAAGTGTACACTTATGCATCACAACAAAATCCCCGATTCAATTTTGAGTCATCTTTGGCTCGCATTTATGGGGAACAAGGCAAGATTGACAAAATGTTTAATTCCTATCTTGATCTTATTCTTAAAGATGAAAAACAGGAAACCATTTTACAGCGCTATTTCAACGAATTCATAACAGAAGATCCTGAAAATGAAGCCAATCAAATTTTAAAAAAAGTACTGCTTAGCCGCATGCAAGAAGACCCCAACCTGTTTTATAACCGAAAACTAAGTTGGTTGTTTATTCAGCAAAAAGAATATAATAAAGCCTTTTTACAAGAAAAAGCAATTGCCAAGCGCAGTAATAATGAATTAATAGGCGTACTAAGACTTGTTGATGTTGTTTTAGATAATGAGGAAGATGAGCTGGCAACTTCGATACTCAATTACATCATAGAGAATACACTGGTAGACGAACTCAAACTTCAGGCACATCAAAAGATTCTTGAAATTCGAATTAAAACTGCAGAACCCAGCACTTTTAATGACATTAAGGAAGAATATAAAAACCTGCTTTCAGTATATGGCTCTGGTGCTTCAACATTAGATCTTCAGACTGAGTATGCACACTTTCTGGCGTTCAGTAAAAAAGAAGAGGAAGCTGCTTCAGATCTTTTACAAGAGACTTTAAAACTGAAGCTAAATACATTTGAACAAGCCCGCGTAAAAATGGAACTTGCAGACATTCTGCTGCTACAAGAGCGGTTTAATGCAGCTCTTATCTATTACTCCCAAATTCAAAAATTGCTTCCTAACGACCCTATTGCACAAGAAGCCCGCTTTAAAGTGGCAAAAACCAGTTATTTTAAAGGAGATTTTGAGTGGGCAAAAACCCAATTAAAAGTTTTAAAATCTTCAGCAACCCAACTTATTGCAAATGATGCTCAAGACCTGTATTTACTAATAACAGACAACGCTATTGAAGATTCTACTCTGGTAGGTTTAAAAGCGTATGCACGTGCAGAGTTACTACAATATCAAAATAGAGATGAAGAAGCACTAGCCGTTTTTGACAGCTTGCTTATTATTGAAAAAGGCAAATCTATAGAAGATGAAGCGCTTTTAGCTCAGGCTATTTTATTTGAAAAAAAGAAAAATTACGCGAAAGCCGAAGAAAATTATTTAAAAATCATTCAATACCACAACGACGATATCTTAGCTGACGATGCCTATTATAAATTAGGAAACCTATATGCAAACGTGCTTCAGGAACCCGAAAAAGCTAAAGCTCAATACGAGCAAATCATATTTAATTTTGCTGACAGTATTTTTTATGTTGAAGCACAGCAGAAATATCGAAAATTAAGAGGAGACGCGATTAACTAA
- the serS gene encoding serine--tRNA ligase, translating to MLHLADIRENKEEYIKALTKRNFDATSVFDQVISLDDKRRSTQTSLDNTLAESNKLSKEIGAMFKNGEAKKANILKERTVKLKEDSKNLQETLTATIEELDQLLYTIPNIPQESVPAGKSEDDNEEVFRKGDIPVLEDGSLPHWELAKKYDIIDFELGNKITGAGFPVYKGKGARLQRALINYFLDKNTAAGYTEFQVPHLVNEASGFGTGQLPDKEGQMYHAGIDDLYLIPTAEVPVTNMYRDSLLEEKELPITCTAYTPCFRREAGSYGAHVRGLNRLHQFDKVEIVRLEKAENSDAALDAMVDHVKTILDELKLPYRILRLCGGDLGFTSTLTYDFEVFSTAQDRWLEISSVSNFKTFQANRLKLRYRDADGNKQLAHTLNGSALALPRVLAGILENYQTADGIKIPEVLIPYCGFDKI from the coding sequence ATGCTACACCTTGCAGATATACGTGAAAACAAAGAAGAATACATCAAAGCACTTACTAAACGTAATTTTGATGCCACTTCTGTTTTTGACCAAGTAATTTCTTTAGACGACAAGCGTCGTAGCACCCAGACTTCTTTAGATAATACTCTCGCCGAAAGCAATAAGCTCTCTAAAGAAATAGGGGCTATGTTTAAAAATGGCGAAGCTAAAAAAGCTAACATTTTAAAAGAGCGCACTGTTAAGTTGAAGGAAGATTCTAAAAACTTACAGGAAACACTTACTGCAACTATTGAAGAATTAGATCAATTACTGTATACCATTCCTAACATCCCACAGGAAAGTGTACCCGCAGGGAAAAGTGAAGATGATAATGAAGAGGTTTTCCGCAAGGGAGATATTCCTGTTTTAGAAGATGGCAGCTTGCCGCATTGGGAACTGGCAAAAAAATATGACATCATAGATTTTGAACTGGGTAACAAAATTACAGGTGCCGGTTTTCCGGTGTATAAAGGAAAAGGTGCGCGTTTACAACGTGCTCTAATAAACTACTTTTTAGATAAAAATACAGCAGCCGGTTATACTGAATTTCAAGTACCGCATTTAGTAAATGAAGCTTCAGGTTTTGGTACCGGTCAGTTGCCAGATAAAGAAGGTCAGATGTACCACGCAGGTATAGACGACTTATATTTAATTCCTACTGCAGAAGTACCGGTTACAAATATGTACCGCGACAGCTTGCTTGAAGAAAAAGAACTCCCTATTACTTGTACTGCTTACACACCTTGTTTTAGAAGAGAAGCAGGTTCTTATGGGGCACACGTACGCGGCTTAAATCGACTACATCAGTTTGACAAAGTTGAAATCGTACGCCTAGAAAAAGCCGAAAATAGCGATGCTGCACTTGACGCAATGGTTGACCACGTGAAAACCATATTAGACGAGTTAAAATTACCATACCGCATTTTAAGACTTTGTGGTGGCGATCTTGGCTTTACTTCTACCCTAACCTATGATTTTGAAGTTTTTTCTACAGCTCAGGATCGCTGGTTAGAAATTAGTAGTGTTTCTAATTTTAAAACCTTTCAGGCAAACCGTTTGAAACTGCGTTACCGTGATGCAGATGGCAACAAACAACTTGCACACACGTTAAATGGTAGTGCACTTGCATTACCACGAGTTCTTGCAGGTATTTTAGAAAATTATCAAACAGCAGATGGCATTAAAATTCCAGAGGTTTTGATACCGTACTGCGGCTTTGATAAAATCTAA
- a CDS encoding single-stranded DNA-binding protein — translation MSTIRNQVQLIGNVGQEPTLTTLESGKKVARFSLATNEYYKSEKGEKVQDTQWHTVVAWGKTAELIESYAPKGKELALIGKLKSRSYEDKDGIKRYVTEVEASEILLLGSKSNA, via the coding sequence ATGAGTACGATCAGAAATCAAGTTCAGTTAATTGGAAACGTAGGACAGGAACCTACCCTAACCACGCTAGAGAGCGGAAAAAAAGTAGCTCGTTTTTCATTGGCTACTAATGAATACTACAAAAGTGAAAAAGGGGAGAAGGTGCAGGACACCCAATGGCATACGGTTGTAGCCTGGGGAAAGACTGCAGAACTCATCGAAAGCTACGCCCCAAAAGGTAAAGAGTTAGCCTTAATCGGTAAACTTAAATCCCGAAGCTATGAGGATAAAGACGGCATCAAACGCTATGTAACCGAAGTAGAAGCCAGTGAAATTCTGTTGCTGGGATCTAAATCCAATGCGTAA
- the rsmA gene encoding 16S rRNA (adenine(1518)-N(6)/adenine(1519)-N(6))-dimethyltransferase RsmA: MKKKFTRSHSKPASDDPIKAKKHLGQHFLKDEGIAQKIAETLTHSGYNEVLEIGPGTGVLTKYLLRKNSHITAMDLDSESIVYLNHSFPLEYPALFETGSLTVLEADFLKYDLSELYAEKSFAITGNFPYNISTQIVFKMLEWRDQVPEFSGMFQKEVAQRICAPSGSKTYGILSVLAQAFYNAEYLFTVPPEVFNPPPKVDSGVLKLTRKENYKELACDSAELFKVVKMAFQQRRKTLRNSLKQLELSETLRATDVFDKRPEQLDVNQFVALTQAIHEDLLLDKN; the protein is encoded by the coding sequence ATGAAGAAAAAGTTTACCCGGTCTCATTCTAAACCTGCATCAGATGATCCCATAAAGGCAAAGAAACATCTGGGTCAACATTTTTTAAAAGATGAAGGTATTGCTCAAAAAATTGCAGAAACTCTTACACATTCAGGATATAATGAGGTGTTAGAAATAGGACCGGGAACTGGTGTTTTAACTAAATATCTGTTACGCAAAAACAGCCATATCACCGCAATGGATCTTGACAGCGAGTCTATTGTATATCTCAATCACAGTTTTCCGCTTGAGTACCCTGCCCTTTTTGAAACAGGTTCGCTCACCGTTTTAGAAGCAGATTTTTTGAAATATGATTTAAGTGAGCTATATGCAGAAAAGTCGTTTGCCATAACGGGTAACTTCCCTTATAATATTTCTACACAGATTGTTTTTAAAATGTTAGAATGGCGAGATCAGGTTCCAGAATTTAGCGGAATGTTTCAGAAAGAAGTGGCACAACGCATCTGCGCACCTTCGGGCAGCAAAACCTATGGTATTCTTTCGGTACTGGCACAGGCGTTTTACAATGCAGAATATCTGTTTACAGTACCACCTGAAGTTTTTAATCCGCCGCCTAAAGTAGATAGTGGTGTTCTTAAACTTACGCGTAAAGAAAACTATAAAGAGCTCGCTTGCGATTCCGCAGAACTTTTTAAAGTTGTAAAAATGGCGTTTCAACAACGTCGCAAAACCTTACGCAACAGTCTTAAACAACTGGAATTGAGCGAAACATTAAGAGCTACAGATGTTTTTGACAAGCGCCCCGAGCAATTAGATGTTAATCAATTTGTAGCACTTACTCAAGCAATACATGAGGATTTGCTTTTAGACAAAAACTAA